A single genomic interval of Streptomyces sp. 1222.5 harbors:
- a CDS encoding 3-hydroxyacyl-CoA dehydrogenase, whose protein sequence is MTGLDLSSPVAVVGTGTMGQGIAQVALVAGHPVRLYDAVPGRAQEAAAAIGGRLDRLVTKGRLGAADRDAARARLTPADSLAALADCGLVVEAVLERLDVKQQLFGELEEIVAEDCLLATNTSSLSVTAIGGALRHPGRFVGLHFFNPAPLLPLVEVVSGFATDFTSATRAYETARAWGKTPVACADTPGFIVNRIARPFYAEAFAVYEAQAAEPATVDAVLRESGGFRMGAFELTDLIGQDVNESVTHSVWQSFFQDVRFTPSLAQRRLVESGRLGRKTGRGWYDHADDAERPEPHTADQERPPAHVVVEGDLGPAAELLTLIREAGIEVRAEDENEGTRLVLPSGGQLALADGQTSVEFSDVVYFDLALDYRKATRVAVSASKDTAPRTLAEAVGLFQALGKDVSVIGDVPGMIVARTVARIIDLAHDAVAKGVATEEDIDTAMRLGVNYPLGPFEWCRRLPRGWAYDLLEELHDRDPSGRYAPSLALYRHSFATDQREGTA, encoded by the coding sequence ATGACAGGACTCGACCTCAGCAGCCCCGTCGCCGTCGTCGGCACCGGCACCATGGGCCAGGGCATCGCCCAGGTCGCGCTGGTCGCCGGCCACCCGGTGCGGCTGTACGACGCCGTACCCGGGCGTGCCCAGGAGGCGGCCGCGGCGATCGGCGGCCGCCTGGACCGGCTGGTGACCAAGGGCCGGCTCGGCGCCGCCGACCGGGACGCGGCCCGGGCCCGGCTCACGCCCGCCGACAGTCTCGCCGCTCTCGCCGACTGCGGGCTGGTCGTCGAGGCCGTCCTGGAGCGGCTGGACGTCAAGCAGCAGCTCTTCGGCGAGCTGGAGGAGATCGTCGCCGAGGACTGCCTGCTCGCCACCAACACCTCCTCGCTGTCGGTGACGGCCATCGGCGGCGCCCTGCGCCACCCCGGCCGCTTCGTGGGCCTGCATTTCTTCAATCCGGCCCCGCTGCTGCCGCTGGTCGAGGTCGTCTCCGGGTTCGCCACCGACTTCACGTCGGCCACGCGCGCGTACGAGACCGCCCGAGCCTGGGGCAAGACGCCCGTGGCCTGCGCGGACACCCCCGGCTTCATCGTCAACCGCATCGCCCGGCCCTTCTACGCCGAGGCGTTCGCCGTGTACGAGGCGCAGGCCGCCGAACCGGCCACCGTCGACGCGGTGCTGCGGGAGTCGGGCGGCTTCAGGATGGGCGCCTTCGAACTGACCGACCTGATCGGCCAGGACGTCAACGAGTCCGTCACCCACTCGGTGTGGCAGTCCTTCTTCCAGGACGTGCGGTTCACGCCCTCCCTCGCCCAGCGGCGGCTGGTCGAGTCCGGGCGGCTGGGCCGCAAGACGGGGCGCGGCTGGTACGACCACGCCGACGACGCCGAGCGCCCCGAGCCGCACACCGCCGACCAGGAGCGGCCGCCCGCCCATGTCGTCGTCGAGGGCGATCTGGGACCCGCCGCCGAGCTGCTCACCCTGATCCGCGAGGCGGGCATCGAGGTCCGCGCGGAGGACGAGAACGAGGGCACGCGCCTGGTACTGCCCAGCGGCGGCCAGCTGGCCCTGGCCGACGGCCAGACCTCGGTGGAGTTCAGCGACGTCGTCTACTTCGACCTGGCCCTCGACTACCGGAAGGCCACCCGCGTCGCCGTGTCGGCGTCGAAGGACACCGCGCCGCGGACCCTCGCCGAGGCCGTCGGCCTCTTCCAGGCGCTCGGCAAGGACGTCAGCGTCATCGGCGACGTCCCCGGCATGATCGTCGCGCGGACGGTCGCCCGGATCATCGACCTCGCCCACGACGCCGTGGCCAAGGGCGTGGCCACCGAGGAGGACATCGACACCGCGATGCGCCTCGGGGTCAACTACCCGCTCGGTCCCTTCGAGTGGTGCCGCAGGCTCCCCCGCGGCTGGGCCTACGACCTGCTGGAGGAACTGCACGACCGGGACCCCTCCGGCCGGTACGCGCCCTCCCTCGCGCTCTACCGGCACTCGTTCGCCACCGACCAGCGGGAGGGCACCGCATGA
- the paaN gene encoding phenylacetic acid degradation protein PaaN, with protein sequence MAAELTTHDLIARHRPTLDQALEAIRTRAYWSPHPEHPKAYGEHGSLDAAAGKAAFDALLGTRLDLGQPGTDGWVDGEVSPYGIELGVSYPHADVDVLLPAMKAGQRAWRDAGAETRAVVCLEILKRISDRTHEFAHAVMHTSGQAFMMALQAGGPHAQDRGLEAVAYAYVEQVRTPDTAEWTKPQGKRDPLALTKQFTPVPRGIGLVIGCNTFPTWNGYPGLFASLATGNAVLVKPHPRAVLPLALTVRIARDVLAEAGYDPNLVALAAERPGEGVAKTLATRPEIRIIDYTGSTSFGDWLEANARQAQVYTEKAGVNTVIVESTDDYKGMLSNLAFSLSLYSGQMCTTPQNLLIPREGIRTDEGPKTFDEVTADLARAVDGLLGDDARANALLGAIVNPDVKARLEAAAGLGEVALASREISNPEFPGAVVRTPVMVKLDGAKPDDEAAYMSECFGPVSFAVAVDSVADALELLRRTVREKGAMTVGAYTSDAEVERAVEEVCLEEAAQLSLNLTGGVYVNQTAAFSDFHGSGGNPAANAALTDGAFVANRFRVVEVRRQA encoded by the coding sequence ATGGCCGCCGAACTGACCACGCACGACCTGATCGCCAGGCACCGGCCCACGCTCGACCAGGCCCTGGAAGCGATCCGCACGCGTGCGTACTGGTCCCCGCACCCCGAGCACCCCAAGGCCTACGGCGAGCACGGCAGCCTGGACGCGGCGGCGGGCAAGGCCGCCTTCGACGCCCTGCTGGGCACCCGCCTCGACCTCGGCCAGCCCGGCACCGACGGCTGGGTCGACGGCGAGGTCTCGCCGTACGGCATCGAGCTGGGCGTGAGCTACCCGCACGCGGACGTCGACGTGCTGCTGCCGGCGATGAAGGCGGGCCAGCGGGCCTGGCGCGACGCGGGCGCCGAGACCCGTGCCGTGGTCTGCCTGGAGATCCTCAAGCGGATCAGCGACCGGACGCACGAGTTCGCCCACGCGGTCATGCACACCAGTGGCCAGGCCTTCATGATGGCGCTCCAGGCCGGCGGCCCGCACGCGCAGGACCGCGGCCTGGAGGCGGTGGCCTACGCGTACGTGGAGCAGGTCCGCACGCCCGACACGGCGGAGTGGACCAAGCCGCAGGGCAAGCGGGACCCCCTCGCCCTCACCAAGCAGTTCACGCCGGTCCCCCGCGGCATCGGCCTGGTCATCGGCTGCAACACCTTCCCGACGTGGAACGGCTACCCGGGCCTGTTCGCCTCCCTGGCCACCGGCAACGCGGTCCTGGTCAAGCCGCACCCGCGCGCCGTGCTGCCGCTCGCGCTGACCGTGCGGATCGCCAGGGACGTGCTCGCCGAGGCGGGCTACGACCCGAACCTGGTCGCGCTGGCCGCCGAGCGCCCCGGCGAGGGCGTCGCCAAGACCCTCGCCACCCGCCCGGAGATCCGCATCATCGACTACACCGGGTCGACGTCCTTCGGCGACTGGCTCGAGGCCAACGCCCGCCAGGCGCAGGTGTACACCGAGAAGGCCGGCGTCAACACGGTGATCGTGGAGTCGACCGACGACTACAAGGGCATGCTGTCCAACCTGGCGTTCTCGCTGTCCCTGTACAGCGGCCAGATGTGCACCACGCCGCAGAACCTGCTCATCCCCCGCGAGGGCATCCGCACCGACGAGGGCCCCAAGACCTTCGACGAGGTCACCGCCGACCTCGCCCGCGCGGTCGACGGCCTCCTCGGCGACGACGCGCGCGCGAACGCCCTGCTCGGCGCCATCGTCAACCCGGACGTGAAGGCCCGCCTGGAGGCCGCCGCCGGACTCGGCGAAGTCGCCCTCGCCTCCCGTGAGATCAGCAACCCGGAGTTCCCGGGCGCGGTCGTGCGCACCCCCGTCATGGTCAAGCTGGACGGTGCCAAGCCGGACGACGAGGCTGCCTACATGAGCGAGTGCTTCGGCCCCGTCTCCTTCGCCGTCGCGGTCGACTCCGTGGCCGACGCGCTGGAGCTCCTGCGCCGCACGGTCCGCGAGAAGGGCGCGATGACGGTCGGCGCCTACACCTCCGACGCCGAGGTGGAGCGGGCCGTCGAGGAGGTCTGCCTGGAGGAGGCGGCCCAGCTGTCGCTCAACCTGACCGGCGGGGTGTACGTGAACCAGACGGCCGCCTTCTCCGACTTCCACGGCTCCGGCGGCAACCCGGCGGCGAACGCCGCCCTGACCGACGGCGCGTTCGTCGCCAACCGCTTCCGCGTGGTGGAGGTGCGCCGGCAGGCGTGA
- a CDS encoding RNA methyltransferase: MTDPLTRWRDLAGAAVLLDGFHALKHALRFGAEVPVAVTTDRRAALALAEELAGDVRDVLDALLTEVPGAVYASLVPRPHPTGVAALAVRPSREANLRALGGTPRTAPVVVLDNPRNLGNAGAVIRLAAGFGVAGVVTTGTLDPWHPTVVRGGAGLHFATAVERLGVDELPAGPLFALDPEGEDIRGTKLPDDAVLAFGSERTGLSPGLRARADHLLRLPMRPQVSSYNLATSVAMTLYHWSAGQGAPPAR; the protein is encoded by the coding sequence ATGACCGACCCGCTGACCCGCTGGCGCGATCTCGCCGGTGCCGCCGTCCTGCTCGACGGCTTCCACGCCCTCAAGCACGCGCTGCGGTTCGGTGCCGAGGTGCCGGTGGCGGTCACCACCGACCGGCGGGCCGCGCTCGCCCTCGCCGAGGAGCTGGCCGGTGATGTACGGGACGTGCTGGACGCCCTGCTGACGGAGGTGCCGGGGGCGGTGTACGCCTCGCTCGTCCCGCGGCCCCACCCGACGGGGGTGGCCGCGCTCGCCGTACGGCCGTCCCGCGAGGCCAACCTGCGGGCACTGGGCGGCACCCCTCGCACCGCTCCGGTCGTGGTCCTCGACAACCCGCGGAACCTGGGCAATGCCGGGGCCGTGATCCGGCTGGCCGCGGGCTTCGGGGTGGCCGGGGTGGTCACCACGGGGACGCTCGACCCCTGGCATCCGACGGTGGTGCGCGGCGGCGCCGGACTGCACTTCGCGACGGCCGTGGAGCGCCTCGGCGTCGACGAGCTGCCCGCCGGCCCGCTGTTCGCCCTCGACCCGGAGGGCGAGGACATCCGGGGCACGAAGCTGCCCGACGACGCCGTCCTCGCCTTCGGCTCGGAGCGCACCGGGCTGTCGCCCGGGCTGCGCGCACGAGCCGACCACCTGCTGAGGCTGCCGATGCGCCCCCAGGTCTCCAGCTACAACCTCGCCACCAGCGTGGCGATGACCCTCTACCACTGGAGCGCGGGTCAGGGAGCGCCTCCCGCCCGGTGA
- a CDS encoding HTTM domain-containing protein, whose product MNPLSLTLSRGIARVTGAALGPYQSAVIRIGFAATWLLFLLREYPHRRELYGPSGPWGWQLAKQLTADNHAFSALLWSDGRAWFEGFYVLAMLAGAALLAGWRTRTASVLFMVGVLSLQNRSVFMGDGGDNVLHLMSFYLLFTRCGQVWSLDARRAARNEAARARGELVPADRVGPVLWAVLGLGLATVTLTGRFDNGWLIPALLWTVWTVLGLWGLVERRAAASEPRVLLDVVANVLHNGALFVIMAEACLIYATAGWYKIQGSRWQDGTAVYYPLHLQYFSPWPGLGDLLSASGTIMMLVTYGTVMVQVAFPFTLFNRRVKNVLLVLMMTEHAVIAVVLGLPFFSLAMIAADAVFLPTSFLRRVGGAAARARGRFVRREGPAVPAPRAAEESTPGRVGAA is encoded by the coding sequence GTGAACCCGCTCTCGCTGACCCTCTCGCGCGGCATCGCCCGCGTCACCGGTGCGGCACTCGGCCCGTACCAGAGCGCCGTGATCCGTATCGGTTTCGCCGCGACCTGGCTGCTCTTCCTGCTCCGTGAGTACCCCCACCGCCGGGAGCTGTACGGCCCCTCGGGCCCCTGGGGCTGGCAGCTCGCCAAGCAGCTGACCGCCGACAACCACGCCTTCAGCGCGCTGCTGTGGTCGGACGGGCGTGCCTGGTTCGAGGGCTTCTACGTGCTGGCGATGCTGGCCGGCGCGGCACTGCTGGCCGGCTGGCGCACCCGCACCGCGTCCGTGCTGTTCATGGTGGGTGTGCTGTCGCTGCAGAACCGCAGCGTCTTCATGGGAGACGGCGGCGACAACGTCCTGCACCTGATGTCCTTCTACCTGCTGTTCACGCGCTGCGGTCAGGTGTGGTCCCTCGACGCGCGGCGGGCGGCGCGGAACGAGGCGGCGCGCGCGCGGGGGGAGCTGGTCCCGGCCGACCGGGTGGGCCCGGTGCTGTGGGCGGTCCTCGGTCTCGGCCTCGCCACGGTGACGCTGACCGGCCGCTTCGACAACGGCTGGCTGATCCCCGCGCTGCTGTGGACGGTGTGGACGGTACTCGGCCTGTGGGGGCTGGTCGAGCGCCGGGCGGCCGCGTCCGAGCCGCGGGTCCTGCTGGACGTGGTCGCCAACGTCCTGCACAACGGCGCCCTGTTCGTGATCATGGCGGAGGCGTGCCTGATCTACGCGACGGCCGGCTGGTACAAGATCCAGGGCTCGCGCTGGCAGGACGGTACCGCCGTCTACTACCCGCTGCACCTGCAGTACTTCTCGCCCTGGCCCGGACTCGGGGATCTGCTGTCCGCCAGCGGCACGATCATGATGCTCGTGACGTACGGGACGGTCATGGTGCAGGTCGCCTTCCCGTTCACCCTGTTCAACAGGCGGGTCAAGAACGTCCTGCTGGTGCTGATGATGACCGAGCACGCGGTGATCGCGGTCGTCCTCGGCCTGCCGTTCTTCTCGCTGGCGATGATCGCCGCGGACGCGGTGTTCCTGCCGACCTCCTTCCTGCGGCGGGTGGGCGGTGCGGCGGCTCGTGCGCGGGGACGGTTCGTCCGGCGCGAGGGCCCCGCGGTGCCCGCTCCGCGCGCGGCGGAGGAGAGCACTCCGGGCCGGGTGGGGGCCGCGTAG
- a CDS encoding DUF5819 family protein: MDVNDEDSGARRGTGAFEPSKPPEQPRPPEHSRPSEKPRLPEPPQLPRQPGASEQSRPGERPYAPERAGSSGAHVLPEPGATDGPDEADASDGGGALAAPRVGVAALSPRYQVGAAVALAVVAVAACVHLLMVFLSLAPANTVTKQHGKAVEDWVYPEFEQNWKLFAPNPLQQNVGVQVRAELRTNDGGVRTTGWTDLSAQDGAAIKGNPVPSHTQQNELRRAWDFFVATHTGDNRPVALRGALSEQYLRRIVVMRLYRDTPAAEGGVIQRVQVRSATTNVQPPEWSRERVSDKPVYRQLPWWSVTADEAAGGVR; this comes from the coding sequence ATGGACGTGAACGACGAGGACTCGGGGGCCCGGCGGGGCACGGGTGCCTTCGAGCCCTCGAAGCCCCCTGAGCAGCCCCGGCCGCCCGAGCATTCCCGGCCGTCCGAGAAGCCCCGGCTGCCCGAGCCGCCCCAGTTGCCCCGGCAGCCCGGGGCGTCCGAGCAGTCCCGGCCGGGCGAGCGGCCGTACGCTCCGGAGCGGGCCGGGTCGAGCGGGGCGCACGTGCTGCCCGAACCCGGCGCGACGGACGGGCCGGACGAGGCCGACGCGTCCGACGGCGGCGGAGCGCTCGCCGCCCCCCGTGTCGGCGTCGCCGCCCTCTCTCCCCGCTACCAGGTGGGCGCCGCCGTGGCGCTCGCCGTGGTCGCCGTCGCCGCCTGTGTGCACCTGCTGATGGTGTTCCTCAGCCTCGCGCCGGCGAACACCGTGACGAAGCAGCACGGCAAGGCGGTCGAGGACTGGGTGTACCCCGAGTTCGAGCAGAACTGGAAGCTGTTCGCCCCGAACCCGCTCCAGCAGAACGTCGGCGTCCAGGTGCGCGCCGAACTGCGGACGAACGACGGCGGGGTGCGCACCACCGGCTGGACCGACCTGTCCGCCCAGGACGGCGCCGCCATCAAGGGCAATCCGGTGCCCAGCCACACCCAGCAGAACGAGCTGCGCCGGGCCTGGGACTTCTTCGTCGCCACGCACACCGGTGACAACCGTCCCGTGGCGCTGCGCGGCGCCCTGTCCGAGCAGTATCTGCGCCGGATCGTCGTGATGCGGCTGTACCGGGACACCCCGGCCGCCGAAGGGGGCGTCATCCAGCGCGTGCAGGTCCGCTCGGCCACCACCAATGTGCAGCCACCCGAGTGGAGCCGTGAGCGGGTGTCCGACAAACCCGTGTACCGCCAGCTCCCCTGGTGGTCCGTGACTGCCGACGAGGCCGCTGGAGGCGTCCGGTGA
- a CDS encoding acyl-CoA dehydrogenase family protein translates to MDFTFTEEQLAAAEAARGVFSGVAPDAVPSPALTTGAVAEGLDRELWSRLAAADLLSLLLDEAHGGAGLDAIALCLVLRESAGVLARVPLLEHSAAAAAVQTHGGTELAGRLLGRAGRGELVLTVAANGRTGHDPAESAVTARREGPVWVLDGVQTAVPWAYDADLVVVPAHVEGTAADRTVLALVPRDRDGVDLAEQVSTSGERLAELRLASARIDAVDVIEAEGAWEWLHALLTTGVCALALGLGERVLRMTSEYTGKREQFGYPIATFQAVAVQTADRYIDLRAMEATLWQAAWRISSGAPGALPLAGDVAVAKIWAAEGVRRVVQTAQHLHGGFGADTDYSLHRYHAWAKHLELALGPAAAYEERLGDLLAAHPLG, encoded by the coding sequence GTGGACTTCACCTTCACCGAGGAGCAGCTGGCGGCGGCCGAGGCGGCGCGCGGAGTGTTCTCCGGCGTCGCACCGGACGCGGTCCCCAGCCCGGCGCTGACCACCGGAGCCGTGGCCGAGGGCCTCGACCGGGAGCTGTGGTCCCGGCTCGCCGCCGCCGACCTGCTGAGCCTGCTCCTCGACGAGGCGCACGGCGGGGCCGGCCTCGACGCGATCGCGCTGTGCCTGGTGCTCCGCGAGTCCGCCGGCGTGCTCGCGCGGGTTCCGCTGCTGGAGCACAGCGCCGCCGCCGCGGCCGTGCAGACCCATGGCGGTACGGAGCTCGCCGGGCGCCTGCTCGGGCGGGCGGGCCGCGGCGAACTGGTACTGACCGTGGCGGCGAACGGACGTACCGGCCACGACCCGGCCGAGTCGGCCGTCACCGCCCGGCGGGAGGGCCCGGTGTGGGTGCTGGACGGGGTGCAGACGGCGGTGCCGTGGGCGTACGACGCGGACCTCGTCGTCGTGCCGGCGCACGTGGAGGGCACGGCCGCCGACCGGACGGTGCTCGCGCTCGTACCGCGTGACCGGGACGGCGTGGACCTGGCCGAGCAGGTGTCGACCAGCGGGGAGCGGCTGGCGGAGCTGCGGCTGGCGTCCGCACGGATCGACGCCGTGGACGTCATCGAGGCAGAGGGGGCGTGGGAGTGGCTGCACGCACTGCTCACGACCGGCGTCTGCGCGCTCGCGCTGGGACTCGGCGAGCGGGTGCTGCGGATGACCAGCGAGTACACCGGCAAGCGCGAGCAGTTCGGGTATCCGATCGCGACCTTCCAGGCGGTGGCCGTGCAGACCGCCGACCGCTACATCGACCTGCGTGCCATGGAGGCCACCCTGTGGCAGGCCGCGTGGCGGATCTCCTCGGGGGCGCCGGGGGCGCTGCCTCTGGCCGGGGACGTCGCGGTGGCGAAGATCTGGGCGGCGGAGGGGGTGCGCCGGGTGGTGCAGACGGCGCAGCATCTGCACGGCGGCTTCGGTGCCGACACCGACTACTCACTGCACCGGTACCACGCCTGGGCCAAGCACCTGGAGCTGGCGCTCGGCCCGGCGGCGGCGTACGAGGAGCGGCTCGGGGACCTGCTGGCGGCCCATCCGCTGGGCTGA
- a CDS encoding rhodanese-like domain-containing protein: MPTVEVSDLKDGDFLLDVREDDEWQAGHAAGALHIPISEFVARYGELTEAAPQDGRVHVICRSGGRSAQVTMYLAQQGIDAVNVDGGMQVWQAAGRPVITDDGKPGFVL, from the coding sequence GTGCCCACGGTCGAGGTCTCGGACCTCAAGGACGGCGACTTCCTGCTGGACGTCCGCGAGGACGACGAGTGGCAGGCGGGCCACGCCGCGGGAGCACTGCACATCCCCATCAGCGAGTTCGTGGCCCGCTACGGCGAGCTGACCGAGGCCGCCCCGCAGGACGGCCGCGTCCACGTCATCTGCCGCTCCGGCGGCCGCTCGGCCCAGGTCACCATGTACCTGGCCCAGCAGGGCATCGACGCCGTGAACGTCGACGGCGGCATGCAGGTCTGGCAGGCCGCGGGCCGGCCGGTGATCACGGACGACGGCAAGCCGGGCTTCGTTCTGTAG
- a CDS encoding DUF2252 domain-containing protein — protein sequence MTGAVVGVEADGTEPAAPPRLPRMRGFAAWPPRGTPKQEGKALRQSVPRGAHRLLDLDAGRPDAVSAVAQSNAGRIPELTPIRVGRMAATPFAFLRGSAGLMAYDLARTPTTRIGTQICGDAHAANFGLYGDARGDLVIDLNDFDETVHGPWEWDLKRLAASLVLAGREAGADEDTCRAAAQDAAGAYRRTMRLLAKLPVLDAWNAIADEELVSHADAHDLLGTLQRVSEKARANTSGRFAAKSTETAEDGGRRFVDAPPVLRRIPDADAAAVAASLESYVDTLSEDRHPLLARHAVHDVAFRVVGTGSVGTRSYVVLLLDHREQPLVLQVKEARPSALLPHLVTAGFDAPQAGHEGRRVVLGQKRMQVVSDILLGWTTVEGRPYQVRQFRNRKGSVDPAALAADQFDDYGRMTGALLARAHSHSADPRLIAGYCGKNEELDEAVADFAVAYADRTEADHAQLVEGVRAGRIEAELGV from the coding sequence ATGACCGGAGCCGTTGTGGGAGTGGAAGCGGACGGGACGGAGCCGGCGGCCCCGCCCCGGCTGCCCCGGATGCGCGGCTTCGCCGCCTGGCCCCCGAGGGGCACCCCCAAGCAGGAGGGCAAGGCACTCAGGCAGAGCGTGCCGCGCGGTGCGCACCGCCTCCTCGACCTGGACGCCGGCCGCCCCGACGCGGTGAGCGCGGTCGCGCAGTCCAACGCCGGCCGCATCCCCGAACTGACGCCGATACGGGTGGGCCGGATGGCGGCCACCCCCTTCGCCTTCCTGCGCGGCTCCGCCGGGCTCATGGCGTACGACCTGGCCCGCACCCCGACGACCAGGATCGGCACGCAGATCTGCGGCGACGCGCACGCGGCCAACTTCGGGCTGTACGGCGACGCCCGCGGTGACCTGGTCATCGACCTCAACGACTTCGACGAGACCGTGCACGGCCCCTGGGAGTGGGACCTCAAGCGGCTGGCGGCCTCGCTGGTGCTCGCCGGGCGGGAGGCCGGCGCCGACGAGGACACCTGCCGGGCTGCCGCCCAGGACGCGGCCGGTGCCTACCGCCGCACCATGCGGCTGCTGGCCAAGCTGCCCGTCCTGGACGCCTGGAACGCGATCGCCGACGAGGAACTGGTCTCCCACGCGGACGCCCACGACCTGCTCGGCACCCTCCAGCGCGTCTCGGAGAAGGCCCGGGCCAACACCAGCGGCCGGTTCGCGGCCAAGTCGACCGAGACGGCGGAGGACGGCGGCCGCCGCTTCGTGGACGCACCGCCGGTGCTGCGCCGGATACCGGACGCGGACGCCGCCGCGGTCGCCGCGTCCCTGGAGTCGTACGTGGACACCCTCAGCGAGGACCGGCACCCGCTGCTCGCCCGGCACGCGGTGCACGACGTGGCCTTCCGGGTCGTCGGCACCGGCAGCGTCGGCACCCGTTCCTACGTCGTGCTGCTCCTCGACCACCGTGAGCAGCCGCTGGTCCTCCAGGTGAAGGAGGCGCGGCCCTCCGCACTCCTGCCGCATCTGGTCACCGCCGGCTTCGACGCACCGCAGGCCGGCCACGAGGGCCGGCGAGTCGTCCTCGGGCAGAAGCGGATGCAGGTGGTCAGCGACATCCTCCTGGGCTGGACCACCGTCGAGGGGCGCCCCTACCAGGTGCGCCAGTTCCGCAACCGCAAGGGCAGCGTCGACCCCGCCGCGCTCGCCGCCGACCAGTTCGACGACTACGGCCGTATGACCGGCGCGCTCCTGGCCCGCGCCCACTCCCACAGCGCCGACCCGCGGCTGATCGCCGGGTACTGCGGCAAGAACGAGGAGCTGGACGAGGCGGTGGCCGACTTCGCGGTCGCCTACGCCGACCGCACCGAGGCGGACCACGCCCAGCTGGTCGAGGGCGTGCGGGCGGGACGGATCGAGGCCGAGCTGGGGGTGTGA
- a CDS encoding DUF3662 and FHA domain-containing protein — translation MGVLKKFEQRLEGLVNGTFAKVFKSEVQPVEIAGALQRECDNNATIWNRDRTVVPNDFIVELSAPDFERLSPYSGQLGDELAGMVRDYAKQQRYTFMGPIKVNLEKAEDLDTGLYRVRSRTLASSSSQQAPQAPAGPSAGRPGQNAPGGYGYPPAAPAGAPPMPSAPPPGTRPGGYGYPQPATQRPAAAPMSGGRTRYWIEINGTRHQISRATLVLGRSTEADVRIDDPGVSRRHCEIRTGTPSTIQDLGSTNGIVVDGQHTTRATLRDGSRIVVGSTTIIYRQAEG, via the coding sequence ATGGGAGTCCTGAAGAAGTTCGAGCAGCGTCTCGAAGGTCTGGTGAACGGCACCTTCGCCAAGGTTTTCAAGTCCGAGGTCCAGCCCGTGGAGATCGCCGGCGCGCTCCAGCGGGAGTGCGACAACAACGCGACCATCTGGAACCGTGACCGCACGGTCGTACCCAACGACTTCATCGTGGAGCTGAGCGCACCGGACTTCGAGCGCCTGAGCCCCTACTCCGGGCAGCTCGGCGACGAGCTGGCCGGCATGGTGCGCGACTACGCCAAGCAGCAGCGCTACACCTTCATGGGCCCGATCAAGGTCAACCTGGAGAAGGCCGAGGACCTCGACACCGGGCTGTACCGGGTGCGCTCGCGCACCCTGGCCTCGTCCAGCAGCCAGCAGGCACCGCAGGCCCCCGCGGGCCCGTCCGCCGGCCGCCCCGGACAGAACGCCCCCGGCGGCTACGGCTACCCGCCGGCCGCCCCGGCGGGCGCGCCCCCGATGCCGTCCGCGCCGCCACCCGGCACCCGGCCCGGCGGCTACGGCTACCCGCAGCCCGCCACCCAGCGCCCCGCCGCCGCCCCGATGAGCGGCGGGCGCACCCGCTACTGGATCGAGATCAACGGCACCCGTCACCAGATCTCCCGCGCGACGCTCGTGCTGGGCCGCAGCACCGAGGCCGACGTACGGATCGACGACCCCGGCGTCTCCCGCCGGCACTGCGAGATCCGGACCGGTACGCCCTCGACGATCCAGGATCTCGGCTCCACCAACGGCATCGTGGTGGACGGGCAGCACACCACCCGCGCTACGCTCCGCGACGGCTCGCGGATCGTCGTGGGCAGCACAACCATCATTTACCGGCAAGCCGAAGGGTGA
- a CDS encoding FHA domain-containing protein produces MSELTLTVMRLGFLAVLWLFVIVAVQVIRSDLFGTRVTQRGSRREAGRQQQPGRQQAPRQQAAPPQQRGQQGGRQRRNAPSKLVVTEGTLTGTTVALQGQTVTLGRAHDSTIVLDDDYASSRHARIYPDRDGQWIVEDLGSTNGTYLDRSRLTTPTPIPLGAPIRIGKTVIELRK; encoded by the coding sequence ATGTCAGAGCTGACCCTCACGGTCATGCGGCTGGGTTTCCTGGCCGTACTGTGGCTGTTCGTGATCGTGGCCGTGCAGGTCATCCGGAGCGACCTGTTCGGTACGCGCGTCACCCAGCGCGGATCGCGTAGGGAGGCCGGGCGCCAGCAGCAGCCGGGCAGGCAGCAGGCGCCGCGGCAGCAGGCCGCGCCCCCGCAGCAGCGGGGCCAGCAGGGCGGCCGCCAGCGGCGCAACGCCCCCTCCAAACTCGTGGTGACCGAAGGCACACTGACCGGCACGACGGTCGCGCTCCAGGGCCAGACGGTCACGCTGGGCCGGGCGCACGACTCCACGATCGTGCTGGACGACGACTACGCCTCCAGCCGCCATGCCAGGATCTATCCCGACCGCGACGGCCAGTGGATCGTCGAGGATCTCGGCTCCACCAACGGCACGTACCTGGACCGGTCCCGGCTGACGACTCCGACGCCGATCCCGCTGGGCGCGCCGATCCGCATCGGCAAGACCGTCATCGAGCTGCGGAAGTAG